From one bacterium Scap17 genomic stretch:
- the prpC gene encoding 2-methylcitrate synthase: MSDTTATPSPRASSGLRGQSAGETALCTVGQTGSGLRYRGYDLEDLAAHASFEEVAYLLLKGKLPNRSELDAYITRLKGLRGLPDALKAVLEQIPASAHPMDVMRTGCSMLGNLETEESFAEQSDQADRMLAVFPSIINYWYRFSHDGVRIDTETDDDSIGAHFLHLLHGEAPSELHAAVMNTSLILYAEHEFNASTFTARVCASTLSDLHSCVTGAIGSLRGPLHGGANEAAMAMIEHWRSPEEAEREILGMLERREKIMGFGHAIYRERDPRNAIIKEWSRKLSEDVGDTQLYAVSERVEAVMWREKKLFCNADFFHASAYHFMGIPTKLFTPIFVCSRLTGWAAHVFEQRANNRIIRPSADYTGPEHCDWLPIEQRD, encoded by the coding sequence ATGTCAGATACCACCGCTACCCCGAGCCCTAGGGCCTCCAGCGGCCTGCGCGGCCAGAGTGCCGGCGAGACCGCCTTGTGCACCGTCGGCCAGACCGGCTCCGGCCTGCGCTATCGCGGCTACGATCTGGAGGATCTCGCCGCCCACGCAAGCTTTGAAGAAGTCGCCTATCTGCTGCTCAAGGGCAAGCTGCCCAATCGTTCGGAGCTGGATGCCTACATCACGCGCCTCAAGGGGTTGCGTGGTCTGCCGGATGCCCTGAAGGCGGTACTGGAGCAGATTCCGGCCAGCGCCCATCCGATGGACGTGATGCGCACCGGTTGCTCGATGCTCGGCAATCTGGAGACCGAAGAGAGCTTCGCTGAGCAGTCCGATCAGGCCGACCGCATGCTGGCGGTGTTCCCGTCGATCATCAATTACTGGTATCGCTTCAGCCATGACGGCGTGCGCATCGACACCGAGACCGATGACGACTCCATCGGCGCGCACTTCCTGCACCTTTTGCACGGCGAGGCCCCCAGCGAGCTGCATGCCGCGGTGATGAACACCTCGCTGATCCTCTATGCCGAGCACGAATTCAATGCCTCGACCTTCACCGCGCGTGTCTGCGCCTCGACGCTCTCCGATCTGCATTCCTGCGTGACCGGGGCCATCGGCTCGCTGCGCGGTCCGTTGCATGGCGGTGCCAACGAGGCGGCGATGGCGATGATCGAGCACTGGCGCTCACCGGAGGAAGCCGAGCGCGAGATTCTCGGCATGCTGGAACGCCGCGAGAAGATCATGGGCTTCGGCCACGCCATCTATCGTGAACGTGACCCGCGCAACGCCATCATCAAGGAGTGGTCACGCAAGCTGTCCGAGGATGTGGGCGACACTCAGCTCTACGCCGTTTCCGAGCGCGTCGAAGCCGTGATGTGGCGCGAGAAGAAGCTGTTCTGCAATGCCGACTTCTTCCACGCCAGCGCCTATCACTTCATGGGCATCCCCACCAAGTTGTTCACGCCGATCTTCGTCTGTTCACGCCTGACCGGCTGGGCGGCGCATGTCTTCGAGCAACGCGCCAACAATCGCATCATCCGCCCGAGCGCCGATTACACCGGCCCGGAGCATTGCGACTGGCTGCCCATCGAGCAGCGCGACTGA
- a CDS encoding alpha/beta fold hydrolase, translating to MHPEFEHGQHLLSRPDQNIFWQRLKRHDAQGGRRLLMLHGAGVAGTLTWAPLVGHLTAHDELIIPDLRGMGQTLAPQGGEPPFTLEQVVEDVMALIETQRITHFDLIGYSFGGLVAMRLVQRLRAERPEVKVGDISLLEPALLERECHATMVKVRDGYAAAARAMREAPSPEAGITAFLDLISPHRTRNPRAERMMVARLAHRHLGFANALDCVTHAVREIDREALLADVLASGSEVRSLVGGKSPQTLRDYHSLLAERHVGWQSLEIPGTDHSLPFQKPRRIGAELSFT from the coding sequence ATGCATCCCGAGTTCGAACATGGCCAACATCTGCTGTCACGTCCCGATCAGAACATCTTCTGGCAGCGTCTCAAGCGGCATGACGCCCAGGGCGGGCGTCGTCTGCTGATGCTGCACGGCGCGGGGGTGGCCGGTACGCTGACCTGGGCACCGCTGGTCGGGCATCTCACGGCCCATGATGAACTGATCATCCCCGACTTGCGTGGCATGGGGCAGACGCTGGCGCCGCAGGGTGGCGAGCCTCCTTTCACTCTCGAGCAGGTGGTCGAGGACGTGATGGCGTTGATCGAGACCCAGCGCATCACGCATTTCGACCTGATCGGCTACAGCTTCGGCGGGCTGGTCGCCATGCGTCTCGTCCAGCGCCTGCGCGCCGAGCGCCCGGAGGTGAAGGTCGGCGACATCAGCCTGCTGGAGCCGGCGCTGCTGGAGCGCGAATGCCACGCCACCATGGTCAAGGTGCGTGACGGCTACGCCGCGGCGGCGCGTGCCATGCGCGAAGCCCCAAGCCCCGAGGCGGGCATCACCGCCTTTCTCGACCTCATCTCGCCGCATCGTACGCGCAACCCGCGCGCCGAGCGCATGATGGTGGCACGTCTGGCGCATCGCCATCTGGGGTTTGCCAATGCGCTGGACTGTGTCACCCATGCCGTGCGCGAGATCGACCGCGAGGCACTGCTGGCCGACGTGCTGGCCTCAGGCAGCGAGGTGCGCAGCCTGGTCGGTGGCAAGAGCCCGCAGACCCTGCGCGACTATCACAGCCTGCTGGCCGAGCGTCATGTAGGTTGGCAATCGCTGGAAATTCCCGGCACCGATCACTCGCTGCCTTTCCAGAAACCCCGCCGCATCGGCGCGGAGCTCAGCTTCACATAA
- a CDS encoding GntR family transcriptional regulator produces the protein MTTDAFHNATTARSLARGATAEQAGHTASASAPAPEVRTLAERVFHQLQDAIVRGELAPGSKITEPGLAQAYGISRGPLREAMRRLEVHRLIERVPHVGARVVKLSMTELLELFDVREALESMAARLAARHMTQEEVTRLRSVLKTHEQQSDLKTGTAYFQKEGDLDFHYQIVLGSHNHMLMTILCDDLYYLVRMYRTQFSASGSRPQKAFVEHHRIVDAIEAGDEELAELLMRRHVSASRENVARRYAATLKEEQGEE, from the coding sequence ATGACCACCGATGCCTTTCACAATGCCACCACCGCTCGAAGCCTCGCGCGCGGCGCCACTGCCGAGCAGGCAGGCCACACCGCCTCCGCCAGTGCTCCGGCGCCTGAGGTGCGCACCCTGGCCGAGCGCGTCTTCCACCAGCTGCAGGACGCCATCGTGCGCGGTGAGCTGGCACCTGGCAGCAAGATCACCGAGCCGGGGCTGGCGCAGGCCTATGGCATCTCGCGCGGCCCATTGCGTGAGGCGATGCGTCGTCTCGAGGTCCATCGCCTGATCGAGCGCGTGCCCCACGTCGGCGCGCGGGTGGTCAAGCTCTCGATGACCGAGCTGCTGGAGCTGTTCGACGTGCGTGAGGCGCTGGAGAGCATGGCTGCGCGTCTGGCGGCGCGGCACATGACGCAGGAGGAGGTCACGCGGCTGCGCAGCGTGCTCAAGACCCACGAGCAGCAGTCGGACCTCAAGACCGGCACCGCCTACTTCCAGAAGGAAGGCGATCTCGACTTCCACTATCAGATCGTCCTCGGCAGCCACAACCACATGCTGATGACGATTCTCTGCGACGACCTCTACTACCTGGTGCGCATGTATCGCACCCAGTTCAGCGCCAGTGGCTCGCGTCCGCAGAAGGCCTTCGTCGAGCACCACCGTATCGTCGATGCCATCGAGGCCGGCGACGAGGAGCTGGCGGAGCTTCTGATGCGGCGCCACGTCAGCGCCTCTCGGGAGAACGTCGCTCGTCGCTATGCCGCCACGCTCAAGGAGGAGCAGGGCGAGGAGTGA
- the prpB gene encoding methylisocitrate lyase gives MSRHLSSTALPSPGARFRAALEANRPLPIVGTINAYTAIMAERVGHQAIYLSGGGVANASYGLPDLGMTSMNDVLEDARRITAASELPLLVDIDTGWGGAFNIARTIQEMERAGVAAVHLEDQVAQKRCGHRPNKAIVSSQEMVDRIKAAADARRDDDFYLIARTDAFQKEGLEAAVARANACVEAGADAIFAEAVHTLEDYRAFCEGVDAPILANITEFGATPLFNQRELGDVGCRMVLYPLSAFRAMNAAALKVYQNIHDKGDQKDVVDDMQTRMELYDFLDYHTFEQKLDTLFEVESRKD, from the coding sequence ATGTCACGCCATCTGAGTTCCACCGCCTTGCCAAGCCCCGGCGCCCGCTTCCGCGCGGCGCTGGAAGCCAATCGTCCGCTGCCCATCGTCGGCACCATCAATGCCTATACCGCCATCATGGCCGAGCGCGTCGGGCATCAGGCGATCTACCTGTCCGGTGGCGGCGTGGCCAACGCCTCCTACGGTCTGCCGGACCTGGGCATGACCAGCATGAATGACGTGCTGGAAGATGCGCGTCGCATCACCGCTGCCAGCGAGCTTCCGCTGCTGGTGGACATCGACACCGGCTGGGGTGGCGCCTTCAACATCGCGCGCACCATTCAGGAGATGGAGCGTGCCGGTGTGGCGGCCGTGCATCTGGAAGATCAGGTCGCCCAGAAGCGCTGCGGTCATCGTCCCAACAAGGCGATCGTCTCCAGCCAGGAGATGGTCGACCGCATCAAGGCCGCTGCCGATGCCCGCCGTGATGATGACTTCTACCTGATCGCGCGTACCGATGCCTTCCAGAAGGAAGGGCTCGAGGCCGCCGTGGCGCGTGCCAACGCCTGTGTCGAAGCCGGAGCGGACGCGATCTTCGCCGAGGCGGTGCATACCCTCGAGGACTACCGTGCCTTCTGCGAGGGCGTCGACGCGCCGATACTGGCCAACATCACCGAATTCGGTGCCACGCCGCTGTTCAATCAGCGCGAGCTGGGCGACGTCGGCTGCCGGATGGTGCTCTATCCGCTGTCCGCCTTCCGCGCCATGAACGCCGCCGCCCTCAAGGTCTACCAGAACATCCACGACAAGGGTGATCAGAAGGACGTGGTCGACGACATGCAGACCCGCATGGAGCTCTACGACTTCCTCGATTACCACACCTTCGAGCAGAAGCTGGACACCCTGTTCGAGGTCGAAAGCCGCAAGGATTGA